A region of the Flavobacteriaceae bacterium MAR_2010_188 genome:
CCATAACTTATAATTTGTGTTTGATAAAAGGGTAGTCTTCTTGTTCGTAAACCGCATCGTACATCACGCTCTTTTCTGGATAAGGTGATTCTTCCGCGAATTTTTCACATTCGTTGACCAAGTCCTTTACACGTTTATCTATTTTCTTTAATTCTTCTTCTGTCGCATATTTCTCCTCAAGGATTACATCCTTAACTTGAGTAATCGGATCAATTTTCTTGTATTCTGCTACTTCGTCCTTGGTACGGTAATGTTGTGCATCACTCATGGAGTGTCCACGATAACGATACGTCTTTAATTCCAAAAATGTTGGGCCATCCCCTCTTCTCGCACGCTGAATCGCTTCATCAAAAGCTTCAGCCACCTTAATTGGATTCATTCCATCCACTGGGCCACATGGCATTTCGTAACCAAGACCTAGTTTCCAAATTTCAGTATGATTGGCAGTTCTTCCGACGGAAGTTCCCATGGCGTAACCATTGTTTTCACAAACAAAAACTACTGGTAATTTCCATAACATGGCCAAGTTAAAACTCTCGTGAAGTGAACCTTGTCTTGCAGCACCATCACCAAAACAGCATAAGGTCACTGCTTCTCTTTCAAAATATTTATCACCAAAGGCAATACCAGCTCCCAATGGGATTTGGCCTCCAACAATTCCATGCCCACCGTAAAAACGATGTTCTTTAGAAAATATATGCATCGATCCACCTAAGCCTTGGGATGTACCAGTGGCTTTTCCGTAAAGCTCTGCCATTACACGTTTAGGGTCCACACCCATACCAATAGGTTGTACGTGGTTCCTGTAGGCGGTAATCATTTTATCCTTGGTAAGGTCCATCGCATGCAATGCGCCTGCTAAGACTGCTTCCTGCCCGTTATATAGATGAAGAAAACCTCTTACTTTTTGTTGAATATATACCGCTGCCAGCTTATCCTCGAATTTTCTCCAGAAGGACATGTCCTCATACCACTTTAGATATGTTTCTTTTGTTATTTTTTGCATCAAATCGTGTAATTAGAATACGATTAACAAAAATAGCACATTCAGCATTAATGCAAAAACCGTATCTGTATAAAGTAAAAGTTATTTTTTAAAGTAAAGAGCCATCAAAAATTAAAGGAAGAATATTTTTTAGACTTTCAGATCTTACCACTTTCCCGGTTTCTCCCATAAAAAAGATTTCAATCGGCGAATCCTGCTTTACCTCGTATTCTGCAATCGACTGTCTACAAGCGCCACAAGGAGGAATTGGGGTAATGGTATTGCTAGTAAGCGACCCGGCAGTGAGCGCCATGGTCAAAATTTTTACATCGGGATATTGAGAGCCCGCATAAAATATAGCAGTTCGCTCGGCACATAAGCCAGATGGATAGGATGCGTTTTCTTGGTTATTCCCGGTAATTACTTCGCCATTTTCTAGAGAAATGGCAACTCCTACCGCAAATTTTGAGTAAGGTGCGTAGGCCTTTTTCCTAGCATCGATTGCCTTATAGATTAGATTTTTGGCATGATCAGGGAGCTCATCTATATTATCAAAAACGTCTAGGTTTGTTTCTAATGTAACTTTTTTCATATCAACAATCGCATGGATTTATTATAAACAAAAAACTACCGCTGTCTTTAGTATGGCGATAGTTTTTGAAATATTTAATTTGAATAATTTCTAGTATTCATCATAAGCATCGTCACCAAAATTAAAGGTCAACGAAAATCTTAAAGTATTTTCTAATGGACTCTGAATTCTTGAAGCAGAGAATAAATATGAAAGATCAATATTTATAGCACTGTATTTAAAGCCAGCTCCTAAGGCAAAAAACTTACGTGCGCCTTTTTCTTCGGCTTCGTTAAAGTAACCCGCTCTAAATGCAAAGGCATCCTGATATCTGTATTCTGCTCCTAAAGAGTATGTAAACTCCTTGATCTCCTCACTAAATCCGCCGGGCGCATCTCCAAAAGATTGAAAAACTCCTCTTAAAAAATTTACGTCGGTAGATTGTCCTTCGATGATGTAATTAGAATCTTCTGAAACTAATTGGTCTTCTCCGTCTTGATATCCGGCAGTCTCCCCACTTTCATTATACTCGATTCTTGTACCTAAAACTGGAGGTGTTGGTACCAGAAGTTTATTGAATTCTGCAGTAACTGCAAGCTTATTATATTCATCAAAAATAAAATCGAAACCTCCACCAACTTTTAAATTGGTTGGGATAAAGTTTTCCCTTCCGGCATCGTCATACTTAATTTTTGGACCTAAGTTTTGGATGGCAAAACCTAATCTATATACTCCATTAAAATCATTATAGGCTTCTTCTTCACTTTGATAAAAACCTGCGATATCTACTCCTACAGAACTTGCAGCACCGGCATTTTGATCCACTGCTTGAATTCTTAAGTCTGACCTAAGATATCTTAATGCAACCGCCATTGAAAATTGTTCAGCTAATCTAAGTGAGTAAGAAACATCAAACGTAAGTTCGTTCGGCTTTTCTATCAAAGCTTCAGAAAATTCATCTTGAACGATTTCAATTTCACCTAAACTAAAGTATTTGAAACTTACACCAAATGCACTTTGCTCGTTAAACCTGTTGAAATAAGTGACATTTCCTAAGAAAATATCGTTTACAAGTTTGCTCAAATAGGGCGTATAGCTAACTCCAATCCCAGATTTAGTTTCTGAAAATGAATATTTCGCAGGATTCCACTGTTGGCTATAGG
Encoded here:
- a CDS encoding pyruvate dehydrogenase E1 component alpha subunit: MQKITKETYLKWYEDMSFWRKFEDKLAAVYIQQKVRGFLHLYNGQEAVLAGALHAMDLTKDKMITAYRNHVQPIGMGVDPKRVMAELYGKATGTSQGLGGSMHIFSKEHRFYGGHGIVGGQIPLGAGIAFGDKYFEREAVTLCCFGDGAARQGSLHESFNLAMLWKLPVVFVCENNGYAMGTSVGRTANHTEIWKLGLGYEMPCGPVDGMNPIKVAEAFDEAIQRARRGDGPTFLELKTYRYRGHSMSDAQHYRTKDEVAEYKKIDPITQVKDVILEEKYATEEELKKIDKRVKDLVNECEKFAEESPYPEKSVMYDAVYEQEDYPFIKHKL
- a CDS encoding cytidine deaminase, whose protein sequence is MKKVTLETNLDVFDNIDELPDHAKNLIYKAIDARKKAYAPYSKFAVGVAISLENGEVITGNNQENASYPSGLCAERTAIFYAGSQYPDVKILTMALTAGSLTSNTITPIPPCGACRQSIAEYEVKQDSPIEIFFMGETGKVVRSESLKNILPLIFDGSLL